The DNA segment GCGCCCGGGAGAACTGGTCTTCACCACCCTGACCAAGGAAGCGCTTCCGCTCATCCGGTACCGCACCGGGGACATCGTCACCCTGACCTGGCGCCCGTGCTCCTGCGGGAGGACCCAGCCCCGGATATCCAGGATATTGGGGCGGACCGACGACATGCTCATCATCCGCGGCATCAACGTTTTCCCCTCTCAGATCGAGGACGTCCTCCTCGGCATCGAGGAAGCGGAACCCCACTACCAGCTGGTGGTGGACCGGGACCGGGGACTCGACACCCTGGAAATCCAGGTCGAAATCAGCGGCGAGTTTTTCTCCGACGAGATCAAGCAGCTCCAGGAACTGAGGAATAAGATCAAACGGGAGATCGAAAGCGTCCTCAATCTGGTGGTCGAGGTCAAACTGGTGGAACCCAAGACCATCGAGCGAAGTCAGGGGAAGGCCAAGCGGGTCATCGACCTGCGCCGGGAGAAGGACCAGTTGTGATCGCGGCGTGCCGGCCGCGGGGAGGGAGGAAATGAACGTCAAACAGATATCCGTGTTCCTGGAAAACAAGCCGGGCCGGCTCACCGGCCTGACCCGGGCTCTCAGCGAAGCCGGGATCAACATCCGCGCGCTTTCCCTGGCCGATACCACCGATTTCGGAATCATGCGCCTGATCGTGGACCGTCCCGAAGAAGCCCTGAAAGCGCTCCAGGGACGGGGCTATTCCGTGGCCGAAACCGACGTGCTCGCCGTGGAAATTCCCGACCGGCCCGGGGGGC comes from the bacterium genome and includes:
- a CDS encoding ACT domain-containing protein — translated: MNVKQISVFLENKPGRLTGLTRALSEAGINIRALSLADTTDFGIMRLIVDRPEEALKALQGRGYSVAETDVLAVEIPDRPGGLAHAAETISAAGINIEYMYAFVEKKGGNAVVVFRVDDLEATAGALAAAGIPVLPPKDVYNL